From Clostridia bacterium:
CCCCATATTTCGTTTTGCCATACTTAGCCTTTCGGTTAAAGTCTGAGTGTTTACCACATCCCCGAAGTGCTTTTTGATCTTCTCTGCTGTAGGAACAATAAGCGAATCATCACTTATGTCCAGGTCTATTCTTCCATAAATATTGCGATGGCCGGAATCAAATGTTATTGAATCGATTGGCGCATACATTTCAGGATGCCAGAAAGGCAGCCCTGCACCCTTGTCTTCAATAATTGCCACTACCCTATATTTTTTCTCTCCAGTATTTGTCGGTAGATATACAATATCATTACATGATAGACCAAGCTGGCCCGCACTTTTCTTATTAATTATTATTTCCCTTTCTTCACTACCCGAGAACCATTCACCCTCGGAAATATGATAATCCCTTATCGCACGGTCTAAACCAATATCAATCCCTTTTACTCTGACCCATTCCTTTTCCCCTTTTATATTCTTAAGCCGTACATAATCTGAAGAAAAAGGAGCAATATATTCTACACCCTCAAGACTTTTTATATATTTCAGGTCACTGGAAGAAAACGCATTATTCTTTGTTACTATTACATCTGTCCTTCCGCCGCTGTTCATATTTATTTCTTCAAAGGTCCTGAGCATTGATTGATTAAGAATGCTGACTGCCAGAAACATTGATACTCCGAGGATAACTCCCAGAGCAGTAAGAAGCATTCTCATCTTATGTTCCATTATATTTCTCCAAGCCAGTTTAAACACAGATTATCTCCTTTGCACCAGCACACTTTCCGTATGCCCACACTTACTTATACGTATAAAGATACGAAATTACTCAATTAACTTAAGAAATTTTAATATTTTTTTTAAAAAATTATAAAAAAATAAATAACATACTTAAATATGTTATTTATGTAATATAAATGGTAATTCATTTTATCAATACAAGTTATCTTTAAATAATATATAGTATTCTCCATCATATTTAAGAAAAATTTTCTTTGAATATATTCGCAGTATGCGGACACAATAATAGCACAAGGGTTCGTGGTGGTTGAGCCAAGAGTGTCATAAGGTCCGTGAAGGGCTTTATAATATTCGGTCAAAGATTAATACCAGGTTTCGTCCTATAGTTGACGCAAAGGCTTGGTATTAGTCGGAGAGCAGAACCTTACATTTTGTTCTGTAAGGCTGTGTTGCAGTGCTTTAATGGTTCTTTATACATTTATGCATTGCAGCATGGTTAAAAGGGATGAGTAAGGTTCGAGCTAAGATTATTAAGGGTTCCGCAGGCATAAAGCATTTTTGTATGAAGCCTGTTGGCATAGGTGGCGGCAGTCCCTCTACAGAGTATATGCTGTTTGCTGGAGGTCTATTGCAGTCGGAAGATTGCAGTAGGTTTCTAAGGTACTCTTGATAGTCGAGCATAGGTTAGTGTAGGTTTTGTAGTGCTTGTGGGCAGTCGTGGTACCCATGGATACCATAATTGTTTATAGGTGTGAAAAGATCTACATTGGCTGAAGCGTAGATCATCATGAGCTCTTTTTATATTAACTTTTTACCCCTCACCTTGCTGATGATAAAAGGTATAGCTATAGTTAATATTACCAATGCAATAGCTATATAGAATTTGCTGGAAAAAGGGTTGTCCAAATTTTTTCCCAGATAAGACAGGGAAAAGGTTTCGGGAGCAATACCTATAATAGTTCCGAGGATAAAATCCCTATATTTTACTTTTGAAAGCCCCGCAGTAAAATTCAGTATGTCAAAAGGAAATATAGAAGAAATCCGCATTAAGAAAATGATTTTTAAACCATGTCTTTCAATTTTCAAATCCAGCTTTTCCATTCTTCCTTTTAATAGTTTTTGAACAAAATCTTTGCCTGCAAATCTGCTTATGTAAAATGCAAATGAAGCACTTAAGAAGGCAGATATCATGGAATATACTAAAGCATTGGTAAACCCGAATATATTTCCTCCCAGAATAACCATTACAGAGAACGGAAATATAACAAATAGCGTTCTTAGGGTAAAAAATAGTATAAAAACAAGAGCAGCAAAATTTCCGTATGAATATATGTAATCTTTAATTCCCTGTAAGTTGATTTCTCCAATCAGGTTAAACCTTATTCCAAAGTATATACTTACGGATAATGTAATAAGAACAGCCGTTATTTTAATAATACTTTTTTTATTCCTCATATTCTCCCTTTACCAGAACATTAATTAATAAAATGCTTGTAGAAAAAACCAATTTTATTTATAATCTAATTATGCACAAAAACATTTTCAGCTTACGCCATGTGTTTGGCGTCACTATAGTAATTATAAGAAAACATTAGAAATACATTCATATTATAACATTATAAACGTCAAAGTGTAAAATATATATTATGACCTAGTAATAATTATAAGCAATACTTAAAGCGTTATACTTTCCTTTACTAATGAAAGCAGGCTTCACACCTGATTACGTGAGAAACTTTCCCATTGCTAAAGATCCGATTATGTATATAATTGTGCTTATAGCATTTTTAGCAGCATAGCGGCCAAGGCTGTATACGACATACAGGAATAACTAAAATAGTAAGTATAGGTAAAGAAAATTAAATGCAATAGAGGTACATTCAGGAATATACAATGGAGTTTCGAATATCTCAGTCTGAATGTTTAGTTTATTTAGGGGTGATAAATTGGAGAAAATAAAAAGTACAATTCCAAATATATTGACTTTATTAAATATGTCCCTTGGTGTGATTGCTATTTTATTGGCCACCAATTCAAGTAATGACATAAATCTGCTTTTTACTGCGTCTCTGTTGGTAATGATAGCAGCACTTACTGATAGGTTTGACGGAAAGGTGGCAAGAATGCTGGGTAAAACCAGTGAGCTTGGGAAAGAACTGGATTCACTGGCAGACTTAATTTCCTTTGGTGTAGCACCAATAATAATTACATGGAGAATAAGCTTCATGCACCTGGGGATACCAGGTTATATACTTGCATTGATTTTTCCTATGGCAGGCGCTTACAGATTGGCTCGTTTTAACGTAACAACTTTTGACAACTTCTTTATAGGGATGCCTATTACCATAGCTGGTGCATTTTTATCAATTGCAAACTTATTTAACTGGTTTGCTTATGTAAATAACAAAATTACTTCCATACACTCGATAGTAACAGCCGCTTTTACTGTTCTTCTATCTTATTTCATGATATGCAGGATTAAAATTAAAAAAAGATAATATATTTGATACAGGGTAGCTTTTTAGAGGCTACCCTGTTTATTTTTATATTTTCATTTCATAATATTTATTCCACCTGATACAGTATGGATTTCTATCTCTGCTCCACCTGCTCCAACAACACCGTTCATGCTTTTCTTTCCTATATCACCATCAAATTCGTTACTGAAGTCATTTCTAATATTTCCTGATGTAGAGCTTGCATCAAGCTCAAAACCGGATTCCTGGGGAAGTCTGATATTTATTCCACCCGATATGCTATTGATCGTATATCTGCCGCTATTATCTATCTTATCTGCATGTATGTTTACGCTCCCCGATGTGGAATGTATTTCAGAAGCCTTGAAGTAATTGCTGAATATATCTATAGAACCAGATACAGTGGTCACATCCGCCTCACCCTCAACTCCCCGGGATTGAATCGAACCCGAAGTTGTCTTATATTTCACATCTCCAACAATATTACGCACATTTATTTCACCTGACACAGTATGGATACTTCCATTCCCGGTAACTTTATCGATATTTACACTTCCTGAAGTAGTTCCAAATTCAAATTCATCTGTTGTAGTGTTTTTTACTTCCACATCCCCTGAAACTGAGGATAAATCCAATCTTTCAATATCATTAAAATTATCAATTTTAATCTCGCCGGAAGCAGAATGTGCTTTAATATATGTCATTCCCTTAGGAACCATAATCTCAAGCTCAACACTCTGATTGTTAAGACCCCACATTCCATTAATATATCTTACATTCACATCAATATTGTTTGAGCCTTTTTGGACTTCTACTTTGATTTCGTCAAGAAGCTTATCCAGCTTTGCTTTGTCTCCACCTGCTCTTATTTTTTTATGTGAAGTAACCTGCACCAAATTTTTGTCCCATACCTTAAATTCAATCTTACCTGTTGCATTTGATACATTAATTCTGTTCTGTGATTCTACATCCTGTTCTTTTACTTCGGATTTTTCTGCAACATTATTTCCTGCAGGCCATTCAAAACCTTTTCTATCCTCGTTAAACGAAACAACTTTTTTACCGTTAATTGAAATTGCACAACCAGACAGTACTGTTACAAACATAGCGATTAATAAAACCAAACTGATTTTTTTCATAATATATACTCAACCCCATCTATATAAATTTATTAATGAATGGACTAATAGTACCAGATCATTAATATATGATTCAATGGAAATTTAGTTGTATTGTTGCATTTCCATTTCATATATAAATACGAACACACTAAAAAAAAGTCTGCAAAATTATTATAATAATAAAAAAACTCACATGTGTTTTAGAAAGTCTTGAA
This genomic window contains:
- a CDS encoding TVP38/TMEM64 family protein, whose product is MRNKKSIIKITAVLITLSVSIYFGIRFNLIGEINLQGIKDYIYSYGNFAALVFILFFTLRTLFVIFPFSVMVILGGNIFGFTNALVYSMISAFLSASFAFYISRFAGKDFVQKLLKGRMEKLDLKIERHGLKIIFLMRISSIFPFDILNFTAGLSKVKYRDFILGTIIGIAPETFSLSYLGKNLDNPFSSKFYIAIALVILTIAIPFIISKVRGKKLI
- the pssA gene encoding CDP-diacylglycerol--serine O-phosphatidyltransferase; the encoded protein is MEKIKSTIPNILTLLNMSLGVIAILLATNSSNDINLLFTASLLVMIAALTDRFDGKVARMLGKTSELGKELDSLADLISFGVAPIIITWRISFMHLGIPGYILALIFPMAGAYRLARFNVTTFDNFFIGMPITIAGAFLSIANLFNWFAYVNNKITSIHSIVTAAFTVLLSYFMICRIKIKKR
- a CDS encoding DUF4097 domain-containing protein — encoded protein: MKKISLVLLIAMFVTVLSGCAISINGKKVVSFNEDRKGFEWPAGNNVAEKSEVKEQDVESQNRINVSNATGKIEFKVWDKNLVQVTSHKKIRAGGDKAKLDKLLDEIKVEVQKGSNNIDVNVRYINGMWGLNNQSVELEIMVPKGMTYIKAHSASGEIKIDNFNDIERLDLSSVSGDVEVKNTTTDEFEFGTTSGSVNIDKVTGNGSIHTVSGEINVRNIVGDVKYKTTSGSIQSRGVEGEADVTTVSGSIDIFSNYFKASEIHSTSGSVNIHADKIDNSGRYTINSISGGINIRLPQESGFELDASSTSGNIRNDFSNEFDGDIGKKSMNGVVGAGGAEIEIHTVSGGINIMK